A region of Synechococcales cyanobacterium T60_A2020_003 DNA encodes the following proteins:
- a CDS encoding EAL domain-containing protein produces MPIKSPQGQVLGVFALMHSHPCTPDERDRHLLGTASHLAGIAIERKRVDEALKQAEEKYRSIFENAVGGIFQTTPDGRYLAVNPMLARIYGYDSPDDLKNSLTDIRHQLYVDPNRRNEFIRHTQTFGNVRDFESQIKRKDGQVIWISESARAIYDSQGGLIGYEGTVEDITHRKQAEKNLLHRDRLLQAVADGTYRLLMNPDLEEVIPEVLAILGQAAAVDRVYIYENHPHNPSGELALSIRFEWTQDGIAPIIQQPHWRNQPYREFEFMQWYDAFAAGQAVGGPIHTFPEVQQELFHRDHIQSILMVPIFLDGLLWGFIGFDDCRTERVWSASDESSLVAIAASFGGAIKRQRTEEQMRYQAFHDALTGLPNRSLFDQQLPSAIAYAERHQEMLAVAFLDLDRFKTINDSLGHAIGDELLKKVTQRLLTCLRKEDIIARWGGDEFTLILPHLKTPEAAARIARRISAAFRPSFQLAGHELHVTSSIGIALYPQDGRDLKTLLQNADAALYRVKEQGRDDYQFYTSTINSHVSQMLTLENSLHHALERNEFIVHYQPQIDVHTGAVVQMEALLRWQHPEFGLVPPSQFIAIAEETGLIVSIGEWVLRTACKQGKRWHGMGIPVRMAVNLSARQFQQQNLVMRVATILKQTKLAPQWLELEITETTTMRDIEFTRGVLHALDAMGVRISIDDFGTGYSSLNYLKMFPLHALKVDRSFVKDLAQNPADVAIAKTIITLGHGLGLQVVAEGIETEEQVQILRSLDCDAMQGYHFSRPLSVDDATQFLLNAASVAHTNFEV; encoded by the coding sequence ATGCCGATCAAGTCACCCCAGGGTCAGGTTCTAGGGGTGTTTGCACTGATGCATAGCCACCCGTGTACCCCCGATGAGCGCGATCGCCATTTGTTAGGAACGGCTAGTCACCTCGCCGGAATTGCGATTGAACGAAAGCGAGTGGATGAAGCCCTCAAACAAGCGGAGGAGAAATATCGCAGTATTTTTGAGAATGCGGTAGGCGGTATTTTTCAAACTACTCCCGATGGTCGATACTTAGCCGTTAATCCTATGCTGGCACGCATCTACGGCTATGACTCACCCGACGATCTCAAGAATAGCCTTACCGATATTCGTCATCAGCTTTATGTTGATCCCAATCGTCGCAACGAGTTCATTCGCCACACTCAAACCTTCGGCAACGTACGAGATTTTGAGTCCCAAATTAAGCGTAAAGACGGTCAGGTGATCTGGATCTCCGAATCGGCCCGCGCCATTTATGATTCCCAGGGCGGGCTCATAGGTTATGAAGGAACGGTAGAGGACATTACCCATCGGAAACAGGCGGAGAAGAACTTGTTGCATCGCGATCGCCTGTTGCAAGCCGTTGCCGATGGCACCTACCGTCTATTGATGAACCCAGACTTAGAAGAGGTGATTCCGGAGGTGCTCGCTATTCTGGGACAGGCCGCTGCCGTGGATCGGGTCTATATCTACGAAAATCATCCCCATAATCCCAGCGGGGAGCTTGCCCTCAGCATACGGTTTGAGTGGACACAGGATGGGATTGCACCCATCATTCAGCAACCCCACTGGCGCAATCAGCCCTATCGCGAGTTTGAATTCATGCAATGGTACGATGCCTTTGCCGCAGGTCAAGCCGTAGGTGGCCCTATCCATACCTTTCCAGAGGTGCAGCAAGAGCTCTTTCACCGTGATCACATCCAATCTATTCTGATGGTTCCCATTTTTCTAGATGGATTGCTGTGGGGCTTTATTGGCTTTGATGATTGCCGAACCGAACGAGTGTGGTCGGCTAGCGATGAATCGAGCCTAGTGGCGATCGCGGCCAGCTTTGGGGGAGCCATCAAACGACAGCGCACTGAGGAACAGATGCGCTATCAGGCATTCCATGATGCGCTTACGGGGTTGCCCAACCGCAGTTTGTTCGATCAGCAGCTTCCGTCGGCGATCGCCTACGCCGAGCGCCACCAGGAAATGCTGGCTGTGGCGTTTCTCGATTTAGATCGATTCAAAACGATTAACGATTCCCTCGGCCATGCCATTGGCGACGAACTGCTGAAGAAAGTCACGCAACGGCTGCTAACCTGCCTCCGCAAAGAAGACATCATTGCCCGCTGGGGAGGGGATGAGTTCACCCTGATCCTCCCTCACCTCAAAACTCCAGAAGCCGCCGCCCGGATTGCTCGCCGCATCTCTGCCGCCTTCCGGCCATCCTTTCAGTTGGCGGGACATGAGCTCCATGTGACTAGCAGTATTGGCATTGCCCTCTATCCCCAAGACGGTCGAGACTTAAAGACCCTACTTCAAAATGCGGATGCGGCTCTTTACCGGGTCAAAGAGCAAGGGCGCGACGATTACCAGTTCTACACCTCTACGATTAATTCCCACGTCTCTCAAATGCTGACGCTAGAGAATAGCCTGCACCATGCCCTCGAACGCAACGAGTTTATCGTTCACTATCAGCCCCAAATTGATGTGCACACAGGAGCCGTAGTGCAAATGGAAGCCCTATTACGCTGGCAGCATCCTGAGTTTGGCTTAGTGCCTCCCAGCCAGTTTATTGCGATCGCTGAAGAGACAGGACTGATTGTCTCGATTGGCGAGTGGGTGTTGCGAACAGCCTGCAAGCAAGGAAAACGCTGGCATGGGATGGGCATCCCCGTACGCATGGCCGTGAATCTTTCGGCCCGTCAGTTCCAGCAGCAAAATCTGGTAATGCGCGTTGCCACGATTTTGAAGCAAACCAAGCTAGCCCCGCAGTGGTTAGAACTCGAAATTACCGAAACCACGACCATGCGTGATATAGAGTTCACTCGCGGTGTCTTGCACGCCTTGGACGCAATGGGGGTTCGGATCTCCATTGACGACTTCGGCACGGGATATTCATCCTTGAATTATCTCAAGATGTTCCCGCTCCATGCCCTCAAGGTCGATCGCTCGTTTGTGAAAGATTTAGCCCAAAATCCCGCTGATGTGGCGATCGCCAAAACGATCATTACTCTGGGTCACGGCCTGGGCTTGCAGGTGGTGGCGGAGGGTATCGAAACCGAGGAACAAGTGCAAATATTGCGATCGCTCGATTGCGACGCCATGCAGGGCTACCACTTCAGTAGACCGCTTTCTGTGGACGATGCCACCCAGTTTTTGCTGAACGCAGCAAGCGT